From Candidatus Eremiobacterota bacterium, one genomic window encodes:
- a CDS encoding DUF72 domain-containing protein, translating to MGRILIGTSGWTYKDWRGRFYPQKLPQREWLAYYAQRFPTVELNVTTYRLPKEHDLVRWAAVPPGFVYTVKLSRLITHRKRPGEPRAFVDNYMRAIAPLEPHVANVLAQFPPWFARDDDALRNFLGTLPPHHRYVVEFRDPSWYVEAVYALLRERGISLCLHDLRGSIAPLVVTGPVLYVRLHGPVRAYAGSYRRAKLEQWAATIRALAPRVDATFVYFNNDEKAYAPKNAVTLRELLGV from the coding sequence ATGGGGCGCATTCTCATTGGCACGAGCGGCTGGACGTACAAGGACTGGCGCGGGCGGTTCTACCCGCAGAAGCTGCCGCAGCGCGAGTGGCTGGCGTACTACGCGCAGCGCTTCCCGACCGTCGAGCTGAACGTCACCACGTACCGGCTGCCGAAGGAGCACGATCTCGTGCGCTGGGCTGCCGTTCCGCCGGGATTCGTCTACACCGTCAAGCTCAGCCGGCTGATCACGCACCGCAAGCGCCCGGGCGAGCCGCGCGCGTTCGTCGACAACTACATGCGCGCGATTGCGCCGCTGGAGCCGCACGTCGCGAACGTGCTGGCGCAGTTTCCGCCCTGGTTCGCGCGCGACGACGACGCGCTGCGCAACTTCCTCGGCACGCTGCCGCCGCACCACCGCTACGTCGTCGAGTTTCGCGATCCGTCCTGGTACGTCGAGGCGGTGTACGCGCTGCTGCGCGAGCGCGGGATCTCGCTGTGCCTGCACGACCTGCGCGGCAGCATCGCGCCGCTCGTCGTCACCGGCCCGGTGCTGTACGTGCGCCTGCACGGACCGGTGCGCGCCTATGCGGGCTCGTACCGGCGCGCGAAGCTCGAGCAGTGGGCGGCGACGATTCGCGCGCTCGCGCCGCGCGTCGACGCGACGTTCGTCTACTTCAACAACGACGAGAAAGCGTACGCGCCGAAGAACGCCGTGACGCTGCGCGAGCTGCTCGGCGTCTGA
- a CDS encoding DUF2029 domain-containing protein, which translates to MTSTPLATQFSYRDLAPRRTVLTRTLLWAWSGTLAVLIASAAGWSIAHGAGDWRVFASAGARVGTPELLAPPAAWQSFFYLPGAAWALAPFAHVPLATSFVVNGVLMLACAAIAGLIAARTYGLDRATAVGLYALWSPVVYAAAIIGQNAPFGLLLAQFAIAGMARNSVALTALPIGLLLYKPTYALPMIALLIVRSRWRELAAIAATALMWYGISVTATGGDWDWPSTWAHLLATFAAGDFSVNAPFAISLPGVLIRTGTSAMTAACIAFVVALVAAAALRRASSAEAGSAAALIGLALSPHAWAYDAALALPMIAYAAARLAEPARTRLLLGAAFIAPLFFASRQLNFNPLCLLVTGGAIAWCCARSWPAGERSRLGVPLR; encoded by the coding sequence GTGACCAGCACACCGCTCGCAACGCAATTCTCTTACCGCGATCTCGCGCCCCGGCGCACTGTCCTGACGCGAACGCTGCTGTGGGCATGGAGCGGCACGCTGGCCGTCCTCATCGCGAGCGCCGCGGGCTGGTCGATCGCCCACGGGGCGGGCGACTGGCGCGTCTTCGCGTCAGCGGGCGCGCGTGTCGGGACGCCGGAATTGCTCGCGCCGCCCGCGGCGTGGCAATCGTTTTTCTATCTGCCCGGCGCCGCCTGGGCGCTCGCACCGTTCGCGCACGTTCCGCTCGCGACGAGCTTCGTGGTGAACGGCGTGCTGATGCTGGCGTGCGCCGCAATTGCGGGGCTGATCGCGGCACGCACGTACGGCCTCGACCGCGCAACGGCGGTCGGCCTGTACGCGCTGTGGTCGCCGGTCGTCTACGCCGCCGCGATCATCGGTCAGAACGCGCCCTTCGGGCTGCTGCTCGCGCAGTTCGCGATCGCGGGGATGGCGCGCAACTCCGTGGCGCTGACCGCGCTTCCGATCGGCCTGCTCCTCTACAAGCCCACGTACGCGTTGCCGATGATCGCGCTGCTGATCGTGCGCTCGCGCTGGCGCGAGCTCGCCGCGATCGCCGCAACGGCACTGATGTGGTACGGCATCAGCGTCACCGCGACCGGCGGCGACTGGGACTGGCCGTCCACCTGGGCGCATCTCCTCGCGACGTTCGCCGCCGGCGACTTCAGCGTGAACGCGCCCTTCGCGATCAGCCTTCCCGGCGTACTCATTCGAACCGGCACGAGCGCCATGACGGCGGCGTGCATCGCGTTCGTCGTCGCGCTCGTCGCCGCAGCGGCATTGCGAAGAGCTTCATCGGCGGAAGCGGGAAGCGCCGCGGCGCTGATCGGTCTGGCGCTCAGCCCGCACGCGTGGGCGTACGACGCGGCCCTCGCACTACCGATGATCGCCTATGCTGCCGCGAGGCTCGCTGAGCCTGCGCGCACGCGGCTGTTGCTCGGCGCCGCCTTCATCGCACCGCTCTTTTTCGCCTCACGCCAGCTCAACTTCAACCCGCTGTGCCTGCTCGTGACCGGCGGCGCGATCGCATGGTGTTGCGCGCGCTCGTGGCCCGCCGGCGAACGCAGTAGGCTCGGCGTGCCGCTCCGCTAG
- a CDS encoding acyltransferase — translation MNREDLKPLTSLRFFAALLVFLWHVPPAMAVAYTFSFGYAGVGFFFVLSGFILTYSYRHVFDGTPSRSALAAFYVSRIARIYPLLVVSTLIMLGVLASVGGIAWDGEPSGERIRAVVFQLTLLQSWVPATAIHFGINGPAWSLSVEAFFYVLFPFVAVAMFRVTRGAPAARVLLLAVTVWLLLLAVVAPIPARIDDWSLYVFPPARLVDFVLGMLLGTAFLRVGVSVRWPLRPTSIEILALAGAAVCIYVSPLLPLSLRFSAWLIPAWSAVVYVFACRRGLISRALSHPVMVRLGEMSYAFYLCHLAVISLLRHTIGDRHPLIVPLALGMTLALSWALHHGVEQPLRARIRRLFSGRAGRPASEAVLVAVS, via the coding sequence GTGAACCGCGAAGACCTAAAGCCTCTGACCTCGCTGCGCTTCTTCGCGGCGCTGCTCGTCTTTCTGTGGCACGTCCCGCCGGCGATGGCGGTCGCCTACACGTTCTCGTTCGGCTATGCGGGCGTCGGTTTCTTCTTTGTCCTCTCCGGTTTCATTCTGACGTATTCGTACCGCCACGTCTTCGACGGCACTCCGAGTCGCTCGGCGCTGGCCGCGTTTTACGTGTCGCGCATCGCGCGCATCTACCCGCTGCTCGTCGTATCGACGCTGATCATGCTGGGAGTGTTGGCGAGCGTGGGAGGCATCGCTTGGGACGGCGAGCCGTCCGGCGAGCGCATCCGGGCCGTGGTCTTTCAGCTGACGCTGCTCCAGAGCTGGGTGCCGGCGACGGCAATCCACTTCGGAATCAACGGCCCGGCCTGGAGCCTTTCGGTCGAAGCGTTCTTCTACGTGCTCTTTCCCTTCGTTGCGGTGGCGATGTTCCGCGTAACGCGGGGCGCGCCGGCCGCTCGCGTTCTGCTCCTCGCCGTCACTGTATGGCTGCTGTTGCTCGCCGTCGTCGCCCCGATTCCGGCCCGGATCGACGATTGGAGTCTCTACGTGTTTCCGCCCGCAAGGCTGGTCGACTTCGTGCTCGGAATGCTGCTCGGCACCGCGTTTCTCCGCGTGGGCGTCTCCGTGCGGTGGCCGTTGCGCCCTACGAGCATCGAGATCCTGGCGCTGGCGGGAGCGGCCGTCTGCATCTACGTCTCTCCGCTGCTGCCGTTGTCGCTGCGGTTCTCGGCCTGGCTCATACCGGCATGGTCGGCGGTCGTGTACGTCTTCGCGTGCCGGCGCGGGTTGATTTCCAGGGCGCTTTCGCACCCGGTGATGGTGCGGCTCGGCGAGATGAGCTATGCGTTTTATCTGTGCCACCTCGCGGTGATCTCGCTGCTGCGCCATACGATCGGCGATCGGCACCCGCTGATCGTTCCGCTCGCCCTCGGGATGACGCTTGCGCTCAGCTGGGCGCTCCATCATGGTGTCGAACAGCCGCTGCGCGCGCGCATCCGCCGGCTCTTCTCCGGTCGTGCGGGCCGGCCCGCGAGCGAGGCCGTTCTGGTGGCGGTGTCGTGA
- a CDS encoding DUF2029 domain-containing protein, producing the protein MNGLARRVTWWAGALALTVLIADLAIPLAIDAGLRACDFAAFYCAGEAVAHGADPYRVMPLAACEHRVATGPFLMQLAVMPAPLPPYVLGALRVVAMVPFRLAQHLLDVVSVGAFGVTVVLLHRLTRIPVMAVLFATAPFAWVVVMLGQPLLVLACALTAAAVLVRQDRDRFAALAASAMMVEPHVGLCVCLSLFLWRKKTRLVLVATGAAGVALAIATVSWPVVREYFTEVLPLHARSEVYGPGQFSLTAILAALGVPASSAVHAGAVQYAVVGLGGVFVARVVAARLENSAALVVVPPLFAVLGGTFIHATDFIFVLPAALLIAAKTPRRAWATAALVGLAAHWKAVGGLPGPLLSVVAATVLVYWRHRSLVPALAVGALFSIAVALCTLVTDAGPVALGAPAAGDFAELAWEQFMLAHAANGADFLIRLPMWGALIVLCALTVELASAGRRDVVPELRTAPACP; encoded by the coding sequence ATGAACGGTCTCGCACGCCGGGTGACGTGGTGGGCCGGCGCTTTGGCGCTCACGGTCCTGATCGCCGACCTCGCGATCCCGCTGGCGATCGACGCGGGCCTACGGGCTTGCGACTTCGCAGCGTTTTACTGCGCCGGCGAGGCGGTCGCGCACGGGGCGGACCCGTACCGCGTCATGCCGCTCGCGGCGTGCGAGCACCGCGTCGCGACCGGACCGTTCTTGATGCAGCTCGCGGTCATGCCGGCGCCGTTGCCGCCCTACGTGCTGGGAGCGCTGCGTGTGGTCGCGATGGTCCCCTTCCGTTTGGCGCAGCATCTGCTCGACGTGGTCTCGGTCGGCGCCTTCGGCGTCACCGTCGTGCTCTTGCACCGGCTGACGCGTATCCCGGTCATGGCGGTGCTCTTCGCCACCGCGCCGTTCGCGTGGGTCGTCGTGATGCTGGGGCAGCCGCTGCTCGTGCTCGCGTGTGCCTTGACGGCCGCCGCCGTTCTGGTACGCCAGGACCGCGACCGCTTCGCCGCGCTGGCGGCATCGGCGATGATGGTCGAGCCGCACGTCGGCCTCTGCGTGTGCCTTTCGCTGTTTCTGTGGCGCAAAAAGACGCGGCTGGTTCTTGTCGCGACGGGCGCAGCCGGCGTAGCGCTCGCGATCGCGACCGTGTCCTGGCCGGTGGTGCGCGAGTACTTCACCGAGGTGCTGCCGCTCCACGCGCGCAGCGAAGTCTACGGCCCCGGCCAGTTCAGCCTCACCGCGATTCTCGCTGCGCTCGGGGTGCCGGCGTCTTCGGCGGTCCATGCCGGCGCGGTCCAGTACGCCGTGGTCGGGCTCGGCGGCGTGTTCGTGGCGCGCGTCGTCGCAGCGCGGCTGGAGAATTCGGCTGCGCTGGTCGTCGTGCCGCCGCTGTTCGCGGTGTTGGGCGGCACGTTCATCCACGCGACCGACTTCATCTTCGTTCTTCCGGCGGCGTTGCTGATCGCGGCGAAGACGCCGCGCCGGGCGTGGGCGACAGCCGCGCTCGTGGGTCTCGCAGCGCATTGGAAGGCCGTCGGTGGTCTTCCGGGTCCGCTCTTGTCGGTCGTCGCCGCGACCGTTCTCGTGTACTGGAGACATCGCTCGCTCGTGCCGGCGCTGGCGGTCGGGGCCCTGTTTTCGATCGCGGTGGCTCTGTGCACGCTCGTCACGGATGCGGGCCCGGTGGCGCTCGGAGCACCGGCGGCGGGCGACTTTGCCGAGCTCGCGTGGGAGCAGTTCATGCTCGCGCACGCCGCGAACGGGGCGGACTTTCTGATTCGCCTGCCGATGTGGGGCGCGTTGATCGTCCTGTGCGCGCTTACCGTGGAGCTCGCGAGCGCAGGCCGCAGGGACGTGGTGCCGGAGTTGCGCACCGCGCCGGCCTGCCCGTGA